A window from Citrus sinensis cultivar Valencia sweet orange chromosome 3, DVS_A1.0, whole genome shotgun sequence encodes these proteins:
- the LOC127900704 gene encoding uncharacterized protein LOC127900704 — translation MGWELVGCIKLGSTLRECMIFTSMGRSLRGQEATIGPSFCKLVQDVFKNECITGDLNSTLLVLIPKIENPTSLKMYRPISQCNVAYKTITKVITYRLQTILPQLISPHQTSFIPGRHITENIVIAQEVVHSIRRKSGNRGFMAIKVDLEKAYDRLCWDFINETLCEARIPLDLIQVIMACITSAFMWVLWNGENTESFKPSRGVHQGDPLSPYLFVFCIERLSHGIFNVGGTGKWRSITLSRNGVPLSHLFFADDPLLFAEAFVEQASVILSVLDSFCYNSGSKVNKSKTLIHFSKNVGDSEASTISGMLGYSISNDLGNYLEFLCIILEFQVSVLQAILIYVMQTIKLPSGVRDRIDRLAWGLISSPESLWVKVLRTKYGIANNTLPETLHTRYGSHLWKSIGTVWSEVLTSRRWCLDNGDSVWFWWDLWVTKDLPLAAYAMDNIPVHILDCKVSAFIKNDGSWWWDQFEHLLPNNIILQITDVLPPSPMHGLDTCFWAHSRTGLFTTKLAYLMLTGSSSVIEDYRWRFVWRWKGPQGRLVIVVELQSRILSMFFVIVWLPRLFGSKLSLWRSGNLSLTPTSRLGCGNVEDVSRSQNISNWSVFFGIGVWRIWFWRNQFVFNKTSMDPMALLVDVSLRAEEMSKIHNHCLVTGRLKIDKWIRWHPPEWPRCTLNTNGAHKANGISTAGGLLRHYLGHWLTGFGLMLSSSSVTMAELRGIYQGLILAWNICTRI, via the exons ATGGGTTGGGAGCTTGTAGGCTGTATCAAGCTTGGTTCCACTCTCAGGGAATGTATGATCTTCACTTCCATGGGCCGCAGTTTACGTGGTCAAGAG GCTACGATTGGTCCTTCATTCTGTAAGCTAGTTCAGGATGTCTTCAAAAATGAGTGTATTACTGGTGATTTGAATTCCACTCTTTTGGTCCTTATTCCCAAGATTGAGAACCCCACTTCTTTGAAGATGTATCGCCCTATTTCCCAATGTAATGTGGCTTACAAAACAATTACTAAAGTCATTACTTATAGACTCCAGACGATTTTACCTCAGTTGATTTCTCCTCATCAAACTAGTTTTATCCCGGGAAGGCATATTACTGAAAACATTGTGATAGCTCAAGAGGTGGTGCATTCTATACGTAGAAAGTCTGGCAATAGGGGTTTTATGGCCATAAAGGTTGACTTGGAGAAGGCCTATGATAGACTTTGTTGGGATTTTATCAATGAAACTCTTTGTGAAGCTCGTATTCCGCTGGACCTTATTCAAGTGATTATGGCTTGTATAACTTCTGCCTTTATGTGGGTTCTCTGGAATGGGGAAAATACAGAGTCTTTTAAGCCTTCTAGAGGGGTCCATCAGGGAGATCCTTTATCCCCTTATCTCTTTGTGTTTTGTATTGAGAGACTCAGTCATGGGATTTTTAATGTTGGTGGTACGGGAAAATGGCGTTCTATTACTCTGTCTCGAAATGGTGTCCCTTTGTCCCACCTCTTTTTTGCTGATGATCCTCTTTTGTTTGCTGAAGCCTTTGTTGAGCAAGCTAGTGTTATTTTGTCTGTGTTGGACTCCTTCTGTTACAATTCTGGTTCGAAAGTTAATAAGTCCAAAACATTAATTCACTTTTCCAAGAATGTAGGTGATAGTGAGGCTAGTACTATTTCGGGAATGCTTGGTTACTCGATTTCCAACGACCTTGGCAACTATCTGGAGTTCCTCTGCATCATTCTAGAGTTTCAAGTG TCAGTCCTCCAAGCCATCCTCATATATGTGATGCAAACAATCAAGCTTCCTAGTGGAGTGCGTGACAGAATTGACAGA CTTGCTTGGGGTTTGATCTCCTCTCCCGAAAGTCTTTGGGTTAAAGTCCTAAGAACGAAGTATGGGATTGCTAATAACACCCTTCCTGAAACTTTGCACACTCGCTATGGTTCTCACCTTTGGAAGTCTATTGGCACGGTTTGGAGTGAAGTTCTTACTAGTCGAAGGTGGTGTTTAGACAATGGTGATTCTGTTTGGTTTTGGTGGGACCTTTGGGTTACGAAGGATTTACCGCTGGCGGCCTATGCCATGGATAATATTCCTGTTCATATCCTTGATTGTAAAGTGTCGGCTTTTATAAAGAATGATGGTTCTTGGTGGTGGGATCAGTTTGAGCATTTACTTCCCAATAATATCATTCTTCAAATTACGGATGTGCTTCCTCCTTCTCCTATGCATGGTTTGGACACTTGTTTTTGGGCTCACTCTAGAACAGGGTTGTTCACCACTAAATTGGCTTATTTGATGCTCACTGGATCAAGTTCGGTTATTGAGGATTACCGTTGGAGGTTTGTTTGGAGGTGGAAAGGTCCCCAAGGT AGGCTTGTGATCGTTGTGGAGCTTCAGTCGAGGATACTCTCCATGTTCTTCGTGATTGTGTGGCTGCCAAGACTTTTTGGCTCAAAGTTGTCCCTTTGGAGAAGCGGCAATCTTTCTTTAACTCCAACCTCTCGACTTGGTTGTGGGAATGTAGAGGACGTGAGTAGAAGTCAGAATATTTCCAACTGGTCGGTTTTCTTTGGTATTGGAGTTTGGAGGATTTGGTTCTGGCGGAACCAATTTGTTTTTAACAAGACTTCTATGGATCCTATGGCGTTATTGGTGGATGTTTCTCTGCGTGCCGAGGAGATGAGCAAGATTCACAACCATTGTTTGGTCACAGGAAGGTTAAAGATTGATAAGTGGATTCGGTGGCACCCTCCCGAGTGGCCTAGGTGCACTTTGAATACTAATGGGGCTCATAAGGCCAATGGTATTTCTACTGCTGGTGGTTTGCTTCGCCATTATTTGGGTCATTGGTTGACTGGTTTTGGGTTGATGCTTAGTTCCAGTTCTGTTACAATGGCTGAGCTTAGAGGCATTTATCAAGGGCTTATCCTTGCTTGGAATATTTGCACTAGAATATAG